In the genome of Bacillota bacterium, the window GAATGGGGTAATATGGGCCTTTCATCTGGATGATCAGGTGGAGGGCTTTTTTTGTGCACATAAGAAGCAATCCTGTGGGGCACATCTGTAGATGCTGGCCTCTGTGCCAGCCCAAAATTCGTACCACTTGTGCCAGACCAGCACAAAAATCTACCGTTACGCCAGATCGGCCGTATTCCTGTTGACAGGAGTAAGCAGACCCTGTATACTAGTATCAAAATACCCCATAGGGGTATGGGGATTACTTCATAGCTCTGGGAAGATAGCGGAAAGGGTGAACGACAATGGATCGAGCTATGTTTAAGAAAGATACTTTGCTTTTAGAGGGTATGAGCTGCGCCGCTTGCGCCAGGACCATTGAGCTGACGCTGCAGGATCTGGAGGGGGTATACTCGGCTCAGGTTAATTTGGCGGCCGAGAAGGCTTATGTGGAGTATGATCCCGGCGTGGTGGAACGTAGCGACATTGAAGCGGCGATAACCGGCGTCGGTTATGGAGTTAAGACGGAAACGGCTAAGGTTACGCTAGCCATCGGCCATATGAATTGTGCTGCCTGTGCCAGCAAGATCGAACGTAATTTGCAGGAGGCAGCGGGAGTAAAAGAAGCAGCGGTGAATTTGGCGGCCGAAAAAGCTTACGTGAAATACGACACGGCTGCGATCGACGTGGAAAGAATAATAGGCATTGTGACGGCTAGTGGTTACAAAGCCGCTATTTTTGAGGAAACAAAAGAAGAGCGGGATGATGACCTGGACAAGGTACGCCAGGCAGCCCGCCAGATGTGGGGAGCATGGGCGTTCACAGTTCCCATTATGTTATGGATGCTTCCCGGTATGATTATGGGTATCCACGGTTGGCCTTTTCCTCGGTATTTTGATGCCGGGCTGGTTATGTTAGCGGCCCCGGTGGTATTTTGGGTAGGCCGGAACACCTTGAGATCCGGTATCCGATCTCTGTTTCACGGCAGTGCCAATATGGACAGCCTCATTGCCCTGGGGTCATTGGCGGCTTTTGCCACCGGTCCGGCGGTGTTTTTTACCGCCATCGAGAATTACGCCGGAACTTCGGCTATGATTATGTCGTTTCACTTGACTGGTCGCTATATCGAAAACAAGGCTAAGGGGCGGGCCTCCCAGGCCATCAAGAAATTGCTCCAATTGGAAGCCAAGACAGCCAGGATCTTGGTGGACGGGCAAGAAAAGGAGGTTCCCTTGGAGCAAGTCAAAGTGGGTGACGTGATGGTGATAAGGCCAGGCGAAAAGGTCCCTACCGACGGCGTGATCGTGGCCGGCCGAAGCTCTCTGGACGAGTCCATGGCCACCGGCGAGTCCATGCCGGTTCAGAGGACGGTAGGGGAAGAAGTTATCGGGGCTACTATTAACCATGAGGGTCTGCTCCAAGTAAAAGCGACCAAGGTGGGCAAGGACACCTTCTTGGCCCAGGTGATCAAGATGGTAGAGGAGTGTCAAGGGACTAAGGTTCCGATCCAAGAATTTGCCGACCGGGTAACTGGGATCTTTGTGCCCACAGTGATGACCATTGCGGCTCTTACCTTGGTAGCCTGGCTACTGTTTCCGGACTCGCTTCGGGCGGTGGGGTACTGGGCCCAAAGTTTTTTGCCGTGGGTTAACCCCAGCCTGGGCTCCTTCACTTTAGCTATATTTGCTACAGTGGCGGTGCTGGTAATCGCCTGTCCGTGTGCCTTGGGTTTGGCTACCCCAACGGCCTTAATGGTGGGCACCGGCCTGGGGGCCGAGAATGGAATTCTTATTCGCAGTGGGGAAGCTATCCAAACGATAAAAGAACTGGACGTTATTGTGTTTGATAAGACCGGTACTATTACTAAGGGTAAGCCGGAAGTCACCGATATTGTGGCTGATTCCGGTTTTAACCAGAACGATGTGCTGTTATACGGGGCCAGCGCCGAAGCAGGCTCGGAGCACCCACTGGGAAAGTCCATCGTAGATTACGCCAAGGCCAAAGGCCTTAGCCTGCTTAATATCGCCGGTTTTTCCGCTGTCACCGGCCGCGGTGTCCGAGCTACGGTCGATGATCAGCTTGTCCTGGTAGGGAGCCGGAAACTGATGACGGAACAAGGTATCGACCCAGGTACAATGGCACCGGAAATGAACCGGTTGGAAGAAGAGGCCAAGACAGCCATGCTGGTGGCTCGCGGAGGGCAGCTTTTGGGTATCATCTCCGTGGCCGATACGCTCAAAGAAGATTCGGTGGCGGCCATCGCTGAGCTGAAGAAGATGGGGCTCACCACGGCCATGATCACCGGTGACAATGAGCGGACGGCGGCTGCCATTGCCCGAGAGGTAGGTATCTCGCAGGTGTTGGCCGAGGTTCTTCCGGATGGCAAGGTGGCCGAGATTCAAAAGCTACAGGCAGAAGGTAAGAAAGTAGCTATGGTGGGCGACGGTATCAACGACGCCCCGGCTCTGACCCAGGCCAACGTAGGTATTGCCATCGGTACCGGTACCGACATTGCCATTGAGGCGGCTGACATCACCCTGGTGGGCGGGAACCTCAGCAGCGTGGTGACAGCGGTTAAGCTCTCTAAGGCCACTTTCGCCAAGATTAAGCAAAACCTATTTTGGGCTTTCTTTTACAACAGCATCGCCATTCCTCTGGCTGTCTTGGGCCTGCTACATCCGGTGATTGCCGAGATTGCCATGGCTACCAGCTCGGTCACGGTGGTGACTAATGCCAATCTACTGCGTAGGGTTAATATTAAGCCCAGTTACCACCAATAAACTCGGATCTATTGGATTAAAGGCCCTATGGGAATTTATGGAATAGGGTCTTTACCTCTAGCATTAGATGGAATATAATTGAAGTGGTAGAAAAATGCGTACGAGTATTTTGTCGACCAGAGCAATCTTACCTGTCATCCTGAGCGATAGCAAAGGATCTTGCGACCTCAGACTTAAGATTCCTCGTTTCACTCGGAATATCTATTCGTTACCGCGCCATGATAAATAAAAGCGTTTCTAGTCATTCTGAAGGAGCAAAGCGACTGAAGAATCTTAAAGAAAATCCTTCAGGCAAAGCCTTCCCTCCGCTTCGCTCCCTACGCTACGCTCTGGGCAGGCTGGGCCTTTATTTATCGGGCGGGCCCGGAGGCCTACTCCTTCGCCAGACAGCTTTTTTGGCTTCTGCTGCAGGATTTGGGTTATGTAAAGCGAATATCAGAACAAGATAAGTCGTAGTTATGGACAGGGACACCAGGAAGAAATCAGAAGTAGAGTCAGAATTAGTGACGAAATAGTAGGACGATTGAATCTCAAAGGAAGGGAGGAATTGTTGTGCAGGTGACGGCGGTAGAGATTATGACCAGCCCGGTGATTACGGTAACGCCGGAGACGTCCATTGCCGTGGCAATAGATCTTATGGCTAGCCATAATATTAGCGGAGTACCGGTGGTGAACGAAGCTGAGGCGGTAGTGGGCATTGTTAGTGAGGCCGATATTGTGAAGTATGCCAGCCGTACGCATGTGATTCCTCTGATCAGTTCTTCTAAGTGGGTATCGCCGTATACTCAGATTACAGACATTGCTTCGTTTCGCAAAGGGTTCGAGATCTTAAAGAAGAGCAAAGTAAAAGATGTTATGTATAGTAAGGTGGCGACGGTAAAGGAAAATGCTACCGGTGAGGAAATTGCCCGCATCATGACCAGAAGAAGGGTGAACCGGGTTCCGGTGGTGGATGCCAGCGGGAAAATCCTCGGCATTATAACCCGGGCAAACTTGGTCAAGTATTTAGCCGAAAAAGGATAAGCTAAGAAGGTCCGGCCTAGGCCGGACCTTCTTACATAAACAGAGTAAAGTGCTGTATCTTACATTACGTCATGCTGTTATCCAATCAGGTTCTTCCACTTCGGGGCAGGTGTTATAAAGAACTAATAGTGCCTTTGGCATTGGTCTATACCTCTATTGTTTTCCAGTGTTGGGAACTATATCTGGTGTGGATGAAAATGGACCGGAAAAGCTGATCTAAAAGATGGGCCAACCAAGCACCTGTCAACCCTAGACCCATGCTGATGAAGAGCTTAGCGAACACAACTCGAATACCCCAAATCCCGATCATGGTGGACAGTAGAGGCCAGCGGGTGTCACCGGCGCCGCGTAGGGCCCCGGCCAAAATAAATTGAGTAGACTGTAAGGGTTGCATAATAGCCACGATCTTCAGGGCTCCGGCCGCCATTTTGACGACGGCCGGATCGTCGGCATATATGGCTGCTATTTGCTGACCGAAGAAGAAAAACAAAGTGGTGATGGATGCGGCTACCAACATACCCAGCCGTCTTGTTCGGAGGCCACATGTTTCAGCCAGATCCGGCCGGTTAGCGCCCAGGCTTTGGCCGACCAGGGTAGTGGCAGCCATGCCAAAAGCTTGGTTCGGGGCAAAGGAGAGTCCGACTACATTAATCGCTATTTGATGGGCGGCAAATACGGTAGTGCCGAGGCCGGCTACAGTGCGGGCAAATTCTATTTGCCCTGTTCTTAGCACCAGTTGTTCCAAGCCGGAGGGAAGGCCGATATTGAGTATGCGCTTCATGAGCGCAATATCGATCCGGGTTGTTTGGCGGGTGGAGAGTCTAAACAGTGAATAAGGACGGTAAACAGCATAAAGGGCCATAAGCATACCCAGGCCACGGGATAAGGTAGTAGATAAGGCCGCTCCGGTTACGCCTAAGGCGGGAAAACCCAGTTTACCGAAGATCAGGATGTAGTTACCGAATACGTTGAGCAAGTTGGAGATTAGATTATATCTCATCGGGGTGACTGTATCACCAGCCCCTCGCAGAGCCGCCCCGATGCCCATGATAACGGCCACGAACACAGTCCCCAAGGCGGTGACAGAGAAATAGGCTGCCGCGGCGGGGATTACTTCGGGTTCCGCTCCCATGAATGCCACTATCCGGCGCGCATAAACAAACCCCAACCCACTGAGCACAGTACCGACTAATGTAGCCAGGATTAGAGTCTGCTTCAGGACTGAGCAGGAAGACTGATGGTCATCGGTGCCGGTGAAACGGGCTACCAAAGCCATAGTGCCCACATTGAGGGCCTGGAACACAGACAGGATGAGCATCATGGGCTGGTTACTTATTCCCACCGCCGCCAGCGACTCGGTGCTGACATGGCCCACCATAACCATATCCACCATGCCGAACAGCGTTGCCAGCATGAGCTCGACTAAAGAGGGGAGAGTCAGGGCCCAGATATGTTTGTCCACTGCTTTGGCGTTGCCGGCCGTAGTATCCAGCAAACTGGCCAGGTTGCTATTGGGCCGGCGGACTGGTTGCGAGTTGTGCTGCATTGTTAAAGAGCCACCTTTCGGTTGTAATTGTAACACAGATCACGTGGTAAAAAAAAGACCAGGCAGGTTACCTGATCAAGAGAAGGACATTTCTTTCGGGCTCCAAGTGCGGAAGAGGTAGCTCCTGGCCAACGGAGGTTTCTTGTTAGCCCTGGTCCTGTTTGTTCGGGATCCTGATTTCACCCACGTAGTCGGTAAGCATGATCCGGGCCACTTCAGCCAAATCGGCGGTTTGGCCTAAGGTCCACATGAGTTTCGTCACCACCGCTTCGGTGGCCATATCATAGGCGGGAATGGCTCCGGTCTTTAGTGCTTTTTGACCCACTTCGTACAAGGTAAGGTCGGCACCGCCGTAGGGGCATTGCGTAGTGATAACCACAGCGATGCCAGCTTGAAGTAGTTCTTCAATCTTAGGCACCAAGTTCCGCCCGGTAAACGGCACGCCGCCGGCACCAAAGCCCTCAATCACCACTCCGCGATAACCCAGGGTCTTAACCGCCGCCAACAACTCCGGTTTTGTTCCTGGCACCAACT includes:
- a CDS encoding MATE family efflux transporter, with amino-acid sequence MQHNSQPVRRPNSNLASLLDTTAGNAKAVDKHIWALTLPSLVELMLATLFGMVDMVMVGHVSTESLAAVGISNQPMMLILSVFQALNVGTMALVARFTGTDDHQSSCSVLKQTLILATLVGTVLSGLGFVYARRIVAFMGAEPEVIPAAAAYFSVTALGTVFVAVIMGIGAALRGAGDTVTPMRYNLISNLLNVFGNYILIFGKLGFPALGVTGAALSTTLSRGLGMLMALYAVYRPYSLFRLSTRQTTRIDIALMKRILNIGLPSGLEQLVLRTGQIEFARTVAGLGTTVFAAHQIAINVVGLSFAPNQAFGMAATTLVGQSLGANRPDLAETCGLRTRRLGMLVAASITTLFFFFGQQIAAIYADDPAVVKMAAGALKIVAIMQPLQSTQFILAGALRGAGDTRWPLLSTMIGIWGIRVVFAKLFISMGLGLTGAWLAHLLDQLFRSIFIHTRYSSQHWKTIEV
- a CDS encoding CBS domain-containing protein → MQVTAVEIMTSPVITVTPETSIAVAIDLMASHNISGVPVVNEAEAVVGIVSEADIVKYASRTHVIPLISSSKWVSPYTQITDIASFRKGFEILKKSKVKDVMYSKVATVKENATGEEIARIMTRRRVNRVPVVDASGKILGIITRANLVKYLAEKG
- a CDS encoding copper-translocating P-type ATPase produces the protein MDRAMFKKDTLLLEGMSCAACARTIELTLQDLEGVYSAQVNLAAEKAYVEYDPGVVERSDIEAAITGVGYGVKTETAKVTLAIGHMNCAACASKIERNLQEAAGVKEAAVNLAAEKAYVKYDTAAIDVERIIGIVTASGYKAAIFEETKEERDDDLDKVRQAARQMWGAWAFTVPIMLWMLPGMIMGIHGWPFPRYFDAGLVMLAAPVVFWVGRNTLRSGIRSLFHGSANMDSLIALGSLAAFATGPAVFFTAIENYAGTSAMIMSFHLTGRYIENKAKGRASQAIKKLLQLEAKTARILVDGQEKEVPLEQVKVGDVMVIRPGEKVPTDGVIVAGRSSLDESMATGESMPVQRTVGEEVIGATINHEGLLQVKATKVGKDTFLAQVIKMVEECQGTKVPIQEFADRVTGIFVPTVMTIAALTLVAWLLFPDSLRAVGYWAQSFLPWVNPSLGSFTLAIFATVAVLVIACPCALGLATPTALMVGTGLGAENGILIRSGEAIQTIKELDVIVFDKTGTITKGKPEVTDIVADSGFNQNDVLLYGASAEAGSEHPLGKSIVDYAKAKGLSLLNIAGFSAVTGRGVRATVDDQLVLVGSRKLMTEQGIDPGTMAPEMNRLEEEAKTAMLVARGGQLLGIISVADTLKEDSVAAIAELKKMGLTTAMITGDNERTAAAIAREVGISQVLAEVLPDGKVAEIQKLQAEGKKVAMVGDGINDAPALTQANVGIAIGTGTDIAIEAADITLVGGNLSSVVTAVKLSKATFAKIKQNLFWAFFYNSIAIPLAVLGLLHPVIAEIAMATSSVTVVTNANLLRRVNIKPSYHQ